From Longimicrobiaceae bacterium:
TGATGGTCCCCTCGAGGCTGAGGGTGCACGCCGCGTCCGGGGTGTGCTCGAAGAGGGAGCGGTAGCACTCCTCGCGCTCCTGCAGCCGCCGCTGCGCCTCCCGGGAGGCGGTCTGGTCGCACACCACCACCCCCAACTCGCCGCCGGGGCCGGGGAGCGGGTACAGGACGCGGCGCCCCCAGAGGCGGGTCCCGTCCTTCCGGATCCACCACCCCTCCGCCTGCACCCGCCCGGACGCGGCCTCCTCCACCTCGCGGTAGGGCGCGCCGGAGCGCAGCTCCTCCGCCGGGTAGAACACGGAGAGGTGCCTCCCCAGCGCTTCCTCGCGCGAGTACCCGCCGATCCGCTCCGCCCCCGCGCTCCATTCGATGATCCGCCCCGCGCGGTCGAGCGTGAGCAGCGCGTGGTCTTCCGCGAGCCCCTCCAGCCCCGGAAGCGGCGCGTCCCGCCGGGGCACGAGGTGGACGATGGAGAGGGCGTCGGTCGCCATGGAGGCCGCCAGGTGGGGACGGTTAAAGTGGGCCGCGCCGGAGGGGGTACCGCTCCGGGCGGCCGAACGGGGCTCGTTCAGCATGCGTAGCGGCTTCGCATCCCCCGTGCCGCGCCGCCGGCCCGGAGGCGAGCGCACAAGTGCCTGTGCCTCGCGCACTTGCACGAAAAACGCCGGGCGCTCCCCGCGCCCGGCGTGCATCGACTCGTTACAACCGTGCCCGGCCGTGGCTACACGGGCTCGGCGGGCACGTCGGCTCGGGGGAGAGTGAAGTAGAAGGTGCTCCCCTCCCCCGGGCGGCTCTCGGCCCAGATGCTCCCCCCGTGCGCCTCCACGATCCCGCGGGCGATGGCCAGCCCCAGCCCGGCCCCGCCGCCGCGCCGCGCGCGGGGCGCCCGCCAGAAGCGGTCGAACACGTGCGGGAGGTGCTCGTCCGCGATCCCGGGGCCCGTGTCGGAGAGGGCGAAGCGGACCTGGCGCTCCCCGGCCTCGGCCGAGAGCACCACGGCGCCCCCCTCCGGGGTGTGGCGGATGGCGTTCCCCAGCAGGTTGGAGAGGACCTGGAGGACCCGCTCGTGGTCGGCCAGGACGGGCGGGGCGTCCGGGGGGATGCGGACGCGCATGACCAGCGACTTTTCTTCGGCCAGGGGGGCGTGCAGCTCCAGCGCCTCCAGGAGCAGGTCGGCCGCGGGCTCGGGGGCGGGCTCCACCGGGAGGCTGCCCGCCTCCACGCGCGCCACGTCCAGCAGGTCCAGGATGAGGCGGCGCATCCGCTCCGCGGAAAGGGCGATCCCCTCCACCTGCCTGCGCTC
This genomic window contains:
- a CDS encoding PAS domain S-box protein translates to MATDALSIVHLVPRRDAPLPGLEGLAEDHALLTLDRAGRIIEWSAGAERIGGYSREEALGRHLSVFYPAEELRSGAPYREVEEAASGRVQAEGWWIRKDGTRLWGRRVLYPLPGPGGELGVVVCDQTASREAQRRLQEREECYRSLFEHTPDAACTLSLEGTITGANAAFQALAGERNLAARPLFAFLVAEHRRPAREAVARA